Sequence from the Lysobacter capsici genome:
CGAAGTAGGTCTGCACGCGGTAATCGTCGGCGCCGGGTTTCTTCAGCACCGCGTGGCTGTAGACGCCGCCGAAGAACAGCAGCGACCACTCGCCCTGCTCGACGATCTGCGGCATGAACGGCTGGATCAGATAGTCGAGCTCACGCGGCAATGCGGCCAAGGCCTGATCGAATTCGCCGCTGCCGATGCGGCCGCGCACGGTATGCCAGGCGCCGCCGCTGACGCTGGGCTTGACCACGACCTCGCCGCTCATCGACGCCAGCGTCGCTTCGAGTTCGTCGCCGCGCGCGTGAGTGGTGGCGATGATCGGGACATTGAGTTTCGCCAGTTCGAGCAGATAGCGCTTGTCGCTGTTCCAGATCAGCAGCGGCAGCGGATTGACGATGGCGACGCCGAGCTCGGCGATGTGCGCGTACCAGCGCAGAAACTCGGTGTAGTGCTGGAAATAATCCCAGGTGCTGCGCACCAGCAGGGCATCGAACGCGGCCCAGTCGACCGACGGGTCGTTCCACATGCATGCGCTGGGCTCGATGCCGTACGCGCGCAGCGCGACGACCAGGCCTTCGTCGTCGGGATCGATGTCGGGATGGACTTGCGAGGTGACCAGGGCGATCGACAAAGGTGGATCGAAGCGCGGGATCGGCGAGGCCTGCGCGGCATCGGGCGATGCGGCGTCGGTGGATGTGGCTTGCTGGGCGGCCGACGGATGGGTCGGAGAATCGAGTGATGCGGAACGGAACGCAGGCATGAGGCCTCCTTGATCGGGAGGGCGCCCTTGCTTCGGCATCGCGGATCGAGCGTGGCGGAGCTTCGGCCCCGTCGCAGCACCCCTCGGTCCGGACTGCGCGGCCTTGGTAGGGCGGCTGCGCAACTGGAATGCATCGTGGTCATCGCGATGCGTGGGCAGTGTTCTGCAGGGGCTTGCAGGCTGTCAATACGATTGGCTGGGCAATCGGGTGTGAGGCACGAATTTGCGAAAGCTTCGCGCCAGGGTTTGGGTGGGTGCAAGAATTTTTCGGTGTTGGTGTTGGTGTTGGTGTGGCGCGGGTATTGGGAGCCGCGACGCAGAAGTAGTAGCACTGCTTCTACGCCGTCTACATCCAGAGACTTCAGCGCGACCCCATCAGAACGTCATTCCCGCGAAGGCGGGAATCCAGAGACTTCAGCGCCATCCTTCCAAACCGTCATTCCCGCGAACGCGGGAATCCAGCGACTTCAAACGTTCTCGCACGAAAGGCACTGGATTCCCGCCTTCGCGGGAATGACGAGCAAAAACAACAGCGAAAGCAACAACAACAACGACAGCAACAACAACGATCCAGGCAAAACCAACCGCAAAACCAAACCTAAGCCGCCATCAGACCAAACCTCACCTCAATACCCAGCCGCCTGCCCATCCTTACGCGACTCACTCGCCCCGATATACCCCCCGTTCGGATTGACCATGATCGCCTGATACCCACCATAAGGCCCATGCGCGAAGCGCACGCTGTGCCCGCGCCGCATCAGCTCGCGAATGGTCTCGTACGGATACCCGGTCTCCAGATCGAGTTCGCCGCCATCGCTCATCACCTGCGCCTGCCCAGCTGGTTCGGTCGAGCCGTCGTGCTGGATGCGCGGCGCGTCGCCGGCTTCCTGCAGGTTCATGCCGAAATCGATCAGGTTCATCATGATCTGCGCATGCCCCTGCGGCTGCATGCCGCCGCCCATCACGCCGAACGACAGCCACGGCTTGCCGGCCTTGGTCACGAACGCGGGAATGATGGTGTGGAACGGCCGCTTGCCCGGCGCGAACGAGTTGGGATGGCCTTCCTTGAGCACGAACTGCTCGCCGCGGTCCTGGAAGATGAAGCCCAATCCCGGCGCCGCCATGCCGCTGCCCATGCCGCGGTAGTTGGACTGGATCAGCGAGACCATCATGCCGTCGGCATCGGCCACGGTCATGTAGATCGTGTCGCCCTGGTCGAGCTGCGCGGGCGTGGCCGGCTGCACTTCCTTGAGCGCCTTGTCCATCGAGATCAGCTTGCGCCGTTGCTTGGCGTAGTCCTTGGAGATCAGCTTGGCGACCGGCGAGGATTTTTCGAACGCCGGATCGGCGTACCAGCGCGCGCGGTCGGCGAAGGCGAGCTTCTTGGCCTCGGTGAACAGATGCACGTGCTCGACGCTGCCGAAACCGTACGACTTCAGGTCGTAGGCTTCCAGGATGTTGAGGATCTGCAGCGCGGCAATGCCCTGGCCGTTCGGCGGCAATTCCCACAGGTCGTAGCCGCGGTAGTTGCTGCTGACCGGCTCGACCCACTCGCCGTGGTGCGAGGCCAGGTCGTCGTAGCTCAGGTAGCCGCCGTTGGCCTTGAAGTAGGCATCGATGGTGCGGGCGATATCGCCCTTGTAGAACGCATCGCGTCCGCCCTTGGCGATCTGTTCCAGGGTGTTGGCGAGGTTCGGGTTCTTCCACATCTCGCCGACCCGCGGCGCGCGGCCGTCGACGGTGAATTGCTCCTTGAAGCCGGGCCACTTCGACAGCCTGGGCACCGAGGCGTTCCAGTAGTACGCGATCACCTCATGCACCGGATGGCCTTCGCGCGCGTAGCGGATCGCTGGCGCGAGGTCGTCGGCGATCGGTTTGCGGCCGAAGCGTTCGTGCAAGGCGAACCAGCCGTCGACCGTGCCGGGCACGGTCACCGGCAACGGGCCGGTCGGCGGGATTTCCTTCAAGCCGCGCTTCTGGAACTCGGCCAGGGTCAGCGATTTGGGCGAACGGCCCGAGCCGTTGTAGCCGTAGAGTTTTTTGGTCTTCGGGTCCCACACGATCGCGAACAGATCGCCGCCGACGCCGTTGCCGGTCGGCTCCATCAATCCGAGCGCGGCGTTGGCCGCGATCGCCGCATCGACCGCGCTGCCGCCGCCCTTCATCACGTCCAGGGCGATCTGGGTGGCGAGCGGATGCGAGGTCGCGGCGATCGCGTGCGGCGCGTACACCTCGCTGCGGGTCGCGAACGCCTGGCCGCTGATGCGATCGGCCGCGTTGGCCGCGCTCGGCAGGGCCAGGGCGCAGGCCAGCGCGAGCACGGCATGCAGGCAGGGACGAAGGGCGCGGCGAGGCGCGTGGGTCGAAGACGGCATTGCGATTCTCTCCCGTGTGACAGCCGAAGATAACGCAGCGGCGGCCGGTCATGCCCGGGCCGGAGGTTGCGCGATCGGTTCGCTCGCCGGCGCGATCGCGGTCGCGACGCGCGCAACTGAATGCGCCGGCCTCGGGTCCGCCCCAGTTGTGGCGTTTGCGTACGGCCGCGTAGGTTCGACCCAACGACTCCGGGAGTAGGGCCAGATGAGCGTGCAACTGCAGCCGAGCCAGCTTCAGCCGAATTGGCAGAACCCGTCCGAGGCGTTGCCGCCCGCGGCGCAACCGGTTGCTTTGGCCCAACCCGAGGCCGGCCCGTACACGCTCGAAGCGAGCTATCACCCGCAATTGCTCGGCGTGAACGCGCAGCAGCGGCCGGCGGCCAACGCCGCGCCCGATCCGACTTCCTTCGATCAGCAACTGCGCGGCCAGGACGCGCAGGCGATCGACCTGCAGATGGCGCAGATCGCCGAGGCCGTCTACAACCCCGCGACTACCAGCGTCGCCGGCTGGAACCGCCTCGACGATGCGCAGCTCAGCGCGGCCGGCATCGACCCGGCCTCGCTGGAGAATTCCGATACCGGTTTCCGCGCCGGCATCTTCACCGACGGCAACGGCAAGTACGTGGTCGCCTACGCCGGTTCCAACGATGTGCAGGACTGGATCAACAACGCGCGCCAGGGCATCGGCTGGGATTCCAAGCAGTACGACCAGGCCGTGCAACTGGCGCGCGACGCGCAGGAAGCCTTCGGCGAGAACATGGTCATCACCGGCCATTCGCTCGGCGGCGGCCTGGCCGCGACCGCGGCGCTGGCGACCGACACCGCCGCGGTCACCTTCAATGCCTCCGGCGTCCACGACGACACCTTGCGCGGGCTGGGGCTGGACCCGGGCACGGTCAAGGACGACGCACAGAACGGCCAGATCCGCCGCTACAACGTCGGCGGCGAAATCCTCACCGCCGCGCAGGAGGACGTGCCGCTGTTGAACGGCATCCCGGATGCGCCGGGCCACGAGATCACCCTCGACGACCCGCATCCGCCGCAGGCGCCGGACTTCACCTGGAACCCGATCGAGATGGCCCGCCGCACCGCCGAGTACGTCGCCGACAAGGCCACGCGTCCGGGCGAACTGCATGCGATCGGCCCGCTGATCGAGGCGATGCAGACCCAGCAGCCGTGGAACTGACGGCATCGGCGCGGGTGCTGATTGCCTGCGCCGGGCCCTCATCGCGACCGTGGTAAAACCCCTCGCATGCGCGCCGCCACGCTTCCCGCGTTGACGATCTGCCTGGCCCTGGTCGGCGCGGCGTGCTCAGGAGACGCGATGGACGCCAAGCAGGCCTTTCCCGATCCGCGCAGCGCCGAACTGGCGCAGGCCGTCGCCGACGGCGACGCCGCGCGCGTCCGCGCGCTGGTCGCCGCGGGCGCGGACCCAAATGCGCGCGGCGCGCGCGAGCTCACCCAGTTGCAGTACGCGATGCTGGCGCAAAGCCCGCGCGGGCTGCAGGCGTTGCTCGACAACGGCGCCGACCCGGCCCGACCGGGTCTGGGCGGCAGCACCGCCGTGCATGGCGCGGCGATCGCCAACGATCCGCAATACCTCGACATCCTGCTGGCCCATCGCGCCGATCCGAACGCGGCCCACGCCGAGACCGGCGAGACGCCATTGTCGGAAGCCGCCGCGCCGCGCTACCAGGCCCAGTTCGATGCCTTGCTGCGCGCCGGCGCCGACCCCGATCGCGCCGACCGGATGGGCAACACGCCCTTGCATCAGGCGGCCAAGCTCAACGCCTCGGGGCAGGTGCTGGCCTTGTTGAAGGCCGGGGCGAATCCGAACGCGCGCAATCAGCGCGGCGCGAGTTTTCAGACCTTCCTGTTCAAGTTGCCCGACGACAAGCTCAACCCGCAGGCGCGGGCTGAGCGGGAGGCGGTGGTGGCCTGGTTGAAGGCGCATGACATTGCGGTGGAAGACGCTGCGCGTTGAATGTTTTGCCGGCGCTACGCGCATCCTCGTAGCCGCTGCCGCTGCCGCTGCCGCTGCCGCTGCCTCGCTGTTTCCCTGTGCCTTGCCTTGAGCCTGAAGCCGCGCAGTTCATCCAGCGCTGCGAAGCCACTATCTCGCGAGAACAACAGCACACCCGAAGGGCGGCGCACATGGATGTGCGCCGTGCGCCACCGGGACAGGATGTCCCGTGTGGCGCATGCCCGCGAATGCTCCGTACGCGCGGGCCCTTGATTCAAAGAAAAGCGTTTTTCTTTGGTTACCTTTCTTTTGTCGCTTTTGACAAAAGAAAGTAACTCGGCCGCTTGCGGACGAAAGCTGTTGATCTTGCCTTTGGCTTCAAAAGCTCTAGAGCTTCAAAGCTTTAAAGGCTTCAAAGCTTTGAAGCCTTTAAAGCTTTGAAGCTTTGAAGCTTTGAAGCTTTGAAGCTTTGAAGCTGCAAGCAGGATCAAAAGCGTTCCGCCGCTGAAGCGGCGGGTCACTTTCTTTTGTCTAAAGCAACAAAAGAAAGGTAACCAAAGAAAAATGCTTTTTTATGGATCAAGTGCCCGCAAGATCGGAACAGACGCGGGCATGCGCCACACGAGACATCCTGTCTCGGTGGCGCACGGCGCACATCCATGTGCGCCGCCCTTCGGGTGTGCTTTTGCTAACGCGAGTCAGCGACTTCGCAGCGCTGGATGAACTGCGCGGCTTCCGACTTGCTAAGTCTTTGCGGATGCGGACAACAAAAGCGGACAGCAAAAGCGGATGGCAAAAGCGGACGGCAAAAGCGGACGGCAAAAGCGAATCCCCCGCGCCGTTGGATTGGTCTGGCTTCGTGCCAACGCAAGGCGCGCGCCCCCTTTTACAAAGTGGGCGATGATCTATCTATCCTCGCCGCTGTCTCCACGCCCGAATCCGGCACCCCGCACTCGCCACCCGGCACTCGGCACTCGGCATCCGCCACCCAAATCCCAAATCCCGGCCCCTAGGGCAAACCCTAGCTCGGGCACCCACCAGCTGTTTCCAGACATTCGCCACCCATACCCTACCGTCAAGCACAGGAGACGGCACCGATGAGCTGGAGCGATTTCACCAACCCCGTACTGCGTTTTGCACAGTTGCCCAGCGTCATCGACAACCTGCTGCACGCACAGCCCCAGCCGGTGGTGCCGCCGCCGCAGGTCGTCGCGCCGCCGGTCACGCTCGCCGCGCCGGTCGAACTGCCGTATTCGCCGCACGTGCCGGTGCCGGCGCAGGTCAAGCCGGAGCAGCCCTTCAGCGAACAGCTCGCCGGCCAGCAGCCGCAGAAAGAAATCGACACCGCGCTGGCCGAGCTGTCCAGCGACGTGTACGAAACCACCAACACCGGCGCCGCCGGCTGGACCCGGCTCACGCCCGATCAGCTGACCAACCTCAAGGGTCCCGACGGCAAGCCGGCCGGTATCGACCCGGCGAGTCTCGACGTCGACGGCAGCGGCTTCCGCGCCGCGGTCTACACCAACGGCGACGGCCAGTACGTGGTCGCCTTCGCCGGCACCAACGGCTTCAATCCGCTCGGCGACGGCGACATCGCCAACGACGTCGGCCAGGGCCTGGGCTTCAACACCAGCCAGTACAAGCAGGCGGTGGCGCTGGCCAAGGAAGCCGAGGCCGCGTTCGGCGACAACGTGGTGTTCACCGGCCACTCGCTCGGCGGCGGCTTGGCTTCGACCGCCGCGCTCGCCACCGGCAATACCGCGGTGACCTTCAACGCCGCGGGCCTGAGCAACGACACCCTGCGCGACCTGGGCTTCACCCCGCACGAAGCGCGTTCGCAGGCCGAGGACGGCCAGATCCGCCGCTACAACGTCGACGGCGATCCGCTGACCGGCGCGCAGCAGGGCGTGGAACTGATCAACGGCATGCCCGACGCGGTCGGCTATGAACTCAACCTCGCGCACCCCGGCGGCTGGGCCAACCCGGCGACCGCGCACGGCACCGACACCGTGATCGAGGCGATGAAGACCCAGACCCCGACGCCGACCCCGAGCATCGAAGACGATGAGCTGGGTCTGCTCGACAATGCCGCCGAGACCGTGTCGGAAACCGGCATGGATCTGTTGGGCGACGGTCTGCAGGAAGTGGTCGATCTCGGCGTGGATGCGTTCAATGTCGGCTACGACTTAGGCGGCGATATCGATGGCGTGATCAACAACGAATACGCCAACGGCCGCTATCTCGACGGCACCTTCAAGCTTGCCGGCGACGTCACCGAGGGCGCGCTGAATCTGACCGGCGACATCGTGGACGGCGCGTTCAACCTGGCCGGCGACACCTTGCAGGGCGCCGGCGAACTGACCGGCGGGCTGATCCGCGACGTCGGTGAATACGTGGGCCTGGAAGGCGCGAGCGACACCGTCGCCGGTTGGGTCGAGAACAGCGGCGAATGGCTCGGCGCGCGCACCGACGACCTGGGCAACCTGGCCGAAACCGCGATCGACGGGCTGGGCACCGCCGCCGAAGCCACCTTGGACTTCGCCGGCGACGTGACCGAAGGCGCGGTCAACGTGGCCAAGGATGTCGGCAGCTTCCTCAATCCGTTCGATTGAGTCGGCGCGGGGCTGTAGGCGCTGGACTTAGATTCGACGCTTGATTCTGGTCATGATGGCGCTGTGGTCGAAGGCGCCGGATGAGCGAGGCGCTCGCGTCGAGTGGCATGGCTTGAATGAGCGCGATTCAATCGCGCTCGTTTGGGACGCGCGATGCAAGCGTGTTGCTTCGCATACATGTCGCCCGACTGTCGGAGCATTGAGCCCCCAAGCCAAGCCAAGCCAAGCCGATCCGGACCAATTCGCTGCACGCGATACTCGCGATAGCTGCGCTTTCGCGAAGGCTGCATCCTGCAAGGCATGAGCGACCCTCCAAGCTGTCATCCCCGCGAAGGCGGGAATCCGGGGCTCCATCGCGACGAAACCTTCCGCGCGAGCCTTTGCCGCGCTGCGTTGCCGTCATGCCGCAGCGTCCCTCGCATGCCTGTCACCTCTCCAGGCCGCCAGCCCCGCGAACGCGGAAATCCAGCATCTCACCGCGACCCATTGCAGGATCGTCCGCCACCCCTTCGCGCCCGCCATGCCGCCTCAACCCCGAAAGCCGCGACCGTTCGCATCCCCGTTCCCGCCGCTGCGCTAGGATCGAACGACGCTGACTCCGCAGGCGCCCGCATGACCCCGAGCCTCGCCCAGCCGCATCGCACCACTTCGCGCGTGATGGCCGCCGCCGTCTTGCTTATGCTGTCGGTCTGCACGGCGTGTGCAGGCCCCGGGAACCGATCGATGCAAGCCAGCGAAGCCTTCACCGATGTGCGCACCGCCGAACTGGCGCAGGCCGCCGCCGACGGCGATGCCGCGCGCGTGCGCGAACTCGCCGCGGCCGGCGCCAATCCCAACGAGCGCGGCGCCAAGGGCGTCACGCCGTTGCAGTGGGCGCTGTACCACCAAAGCACCGACGGCATGAAGGCCTTGCTCGCCGCCGGCGCCGATCCGGCCCAGGGCAGCGACGACGGCATGACCGTCGTGCATCTGGCGGCGATGGCCGATCACCCGCGCTACCTGCGCGTGCTGCTCGATCACGGGGTCAGCCCGGACACGCCGAACACGGTCACCCAGGCCACGCCGCTGGCGGCGGCGCTGATGGGCGAACGCGCGGACAATTTCGAGGCCTTGCTGAAGGCCGGCGCGAAGCCCGACCTGCCCGACCGCATGGGCAACACGCCGTTGCATCAGGCGGCCAAGGTCAACGAATTCGGCCATGCGCTGGAACTGCTGCGGGCCGGCGCCAGCCCGAACACGCGCAACGTGCAGGGCGCGAGCTTTCAGCGTTTCATGTTCATGACGCCGGAGAAGATCCTCAACGCGCAGACCCGACGCGATCGCGAAGCGGTGATCGAGTGGTTGCGGGAGCATCAGATTCCTATTGAGGATGCGCAGGCCAAGTGAGGCGGTAGCAACCGCAACGGCAAAAGCAAAAGCAAAAGCGAAAGCGAAAGCGAATCCCCCGGCGCAGCGGGATCGTCGTTTGGACTGTAGTGGCGCAGGCGCCTGCCCCCTT
This genomic interval carries:
- a CDS encoding Mbeg1-like protein — its product is MSVQLQPSQLQPNWQNPSEALPPAAQPVALAQPEAGPYTLEASYHPQLLGVNAQQRPAANAAPDPTSFDQQLRGQDAQAIDLQMAQIAEAVYNPATTSVAGWNRLDDAQLSAAGIDPASLENSDTGFRAGIFTDGNGKYVVAYAGSNDVQDWINNARQGIGWDSKQYDQAVQLARDAQEAFGENMVITGHSLGGGLAATAALATDTAAVTFNASGVHDDTLRGLGLDPGTVKDDAQNGQIRRYNVGGEILTAAQEDVPLLNGIPDAPGHEITLDDPHPPQAPDFTWNPIEMARRTAEYVADKATRPGELHAIGPLIEAMQTQQPWN
- a CDS encoding ATP-grasp domain-containing protein — its product is MPAFRSASLDSPTHPSAAQQATSTDAASPDAAQASPIPRFDPPLSIALVTSQVHPDIDPDDEGLVVALRAYGIEPSACMWNDPSVDWAAFDALLVRSTWDYFQHYTEFLRWYAHIAELGVAIVNPLPLLIWNSDKRYLLELAKLNVPIIATTHARGDELEATLASMSGEVVVKPSVSGGAWHTVRGRIGSGEFDQALAALPRELDYLIQPFMPQIVEQGEWSLLFFGGVYSHAVLKKPGADDYRVQTYFGGTADLTEPGPSILAAARHALQAVTTLGYRDQAYVRVDGVVDDGVFRVMELEFIEPFLHFAAHPPAAGLFAAQLARRWQALRAPATLAT
- a CDS encoding ankyrin repeat domain-containing protein; this translates as MRAATLPALTICLALVGAACSGDAMDAKQAFPDPRSAELAQAVADGDAARVRALVAAGADPNARGARELTQLQYAMLAQSPRGLQALLDNGADPARPGLGGSTAVHGAAIANDPQYLDILLAHRADPNAAHAETGETPLSEAAAPRYQAQFDALLRAGADPDRADRMGNTPLHQAAKLNASGQVLALLKAGANPNARNQRGASFQTFLFKLPDDKLNPQARAEREAVVAWLKAHDIAVEDAAR
- the ggt gene encoding gamma-glutamyltransferase, which gives rise to MPSSTHAPRRALRPCLHAVLALACALALPSAANAADRISGQAFATRSEVYAPHAIAATSHPLATQIALDVMKGGGSAVDAAIAANAALGLMEPTGNGVGGDLFAIVWDPKTKKLYGYNGSGRSPKSLTLAEFQKRGLKEIPPTGPLPVTVPGTVDGWFALHERFGRKPIADDLAPAIRYAREGHPVHEVIAYYWNASVPRLSKWPGFKEQFTVDGRAPRVGEMWKNPNLANTLEQIAKGGRDAFYKGDIARTIDAYFKANGGYLSYDDLASHHGEWVEPVSSNYRGYDLWELPPNGQGIAALQILNILEAYDLKSYGFGSVEHVHLFTEAKKLAFADRARWYADPAFEKSSPVAKLISKDYAKQRRKLISMDKALKEVQPATPAQLDQGDTIYMTVADADGMMVSLIQSNYRGMGSGMAAPGLGFIFQDRGEQFVLKEGHPNSFAPGKRPFHTIIPAFVTKAGKPWLSFGVMGGGMQPQGHAQIMMNLIDFGMNLQEAGDAPRIQHDGSTEPAGQAQVMSDGGELDLETGYPYETIRELMRRGHSVRFAHGPYGGYQAIMVNPNGGYIGASESRKDGQAAGY
- a CDS encoding ankyrin repeat domain-containing protein, producing MQASEAFTDVRTAELAQAAADGDAARVRELAAAGANPNERGAKGVTPLQWALYHQSTDGMKALLAAGADPAQGSDDGMTVVHLAAMADHPRYLRVLLDHGVSPDTPNTVTQATPLAAALMGERADNFEALLKAGAKPDLPDRMGNTPLHQAAKVNEFGHALELLRAGASPNTRNVQGASFQRFMFMTPEKILNAQTRRDREAVIEWLREHQIPIEDAQAK